CAAGTCACGCGATGCAATCAAATCAACCACGCTGTTCGAGAGATCGTCCAACTCCGTGACCAGCGTCTGACCAGTCGATGGAGCGCCAGCCTGCCACGCGACCGCCACTCCTTGTTGCGGTCCCTCAGCCTCCAGACAGCACTTCTTGTATTTCTTGCCGCTGCCGCAGGGACAAGGATCATTTCGACCTACGTAGCCGTTCACGGGGTAGTTTGAAGAAGGAGAAGAAAAAGCTGGCGTCTAATTCTCGGTGGGTTTACGAGTGGCGGCGATGGACAAGGAGATCATCGTTCGCGGACGCAAGATTGGAGCTGGGGAAGTCGCGCTCATCGGCGGGCTGATTGCGCGCGAGGGGGTACGGGGGCGCACGCATGTCTCGGAGGTCCTGTGCCGGCTGTGGGACTGGCGCCAGGCCAACGGGAGCTATCGGGAGATTGCCTGCCGGGACTTGCTGCGGCAGCTCGAGCGCAAGGGTCTGATCGTGCTGCCCGCGAAGCGAAAGTCGGCGCGGCGGCCTGGATGCACCAACACGGTGGGGCCCCTGCCGCCAATGGACACCTCGGCGATGGAAGCGCCCTTCTCG
The window above is part of the Terriglobales bacterium genome. Proteins encoded here:
- a CDS encoding SEC-C metal-binding domain-containing protein; its protein translation is MNGYVGRNDPCPCGSGKKYKKCCLEAEGPQQGVAVAWQAGAPSTGQTLVTELDDLSNSVVDLIASRDL